In Pseudomonas sp. MYb327, one DNA window encodes the following:
- a CDS encoding glutathione S-transferase N-terminal domain-containing protein, translating into MYQLYGHQNSGAAAIEAALELCEIPYRFIDVESSPEAAQALEKLNPLKQIPTLQLPDGSILTESAAILIHLGMSFPRSKLLPYEAAERDQAIRGMVYIVSNCYAAIGIIDYPERWLTSADQASRENLMAGARERLHWSWEVFADQFSGELYLGDEPPGALDVLAAVVTRWAGSREHLRSARPGFFAWLERIDRHPTLAPVFARHWPK; encoded by the coding sequence ATGTATCAGCTCTACGGTCATCAAAACTCAGGTGCGGCGGCGATAGAAGCCGCATTGGAACTCTGCGAGATTCCTTATCGCTTCATTGACGTCGAGTCGTCGCCGGAGGCTGCTCAGGCGCTGGAGAAACTCAACCCGCTCAAGCAGATTCCGACATTGCAACTGCCTGACGGCAGCATCCTGACTGAAAGTGCGGCGATCCTGATCCATCTCGGGATGTCGTTTCCGCGCTCGAAACTGTTGCCCTATGAAGCTGCCGAACGCGATCAGGCCATTCGCGGCATGGTTTACATCGTCAGCAATTGCTACGCAGCCATCGGCATCATCGATTACCCCGAACGCTGGCTGACCTCGGCGGATCAGGCATCCAGGGAAAATCTCATGGCCGGGGCCCGCGAGCGGCTGCATTGGAGTTGGGAGGTGTTCGCCGATCAATTCTCGGGCGAGTTGTACCTGGGTGATGAGCCGCCGGGCGCCCTTGATGTACTGGCTGCGGTGGTTACACGATGGGCAGGCAGCCGCGAGCATCTGCGCAGTGCCCGCCCCGGATTTTTCGCCTGGCTGGAACGCATCGACCGCCATCCGACATTGGCGCCGGTGTTCGCCCGGCATTGGCCAAAATGA
- a CDS encoding DUF1615 domain-containing protein: protein MQAHRLIMSVAALLVLAGCGSHRTQEPPARKPAEVKAEIVRLLPAKTVDRQGWATDIYAAFATQNIAPTTQNLCAVLAVTEQESTFQVDPPVPGLGKIAREEIDRRAAKAHIPGLLVSGALQVRSPNGKTYSDRLNAARSEKELSAIFDDFIGMVPMGKTLFAGFNPVHTGGPMQVSIDFAEKQAKDYPYTVDGSIRREVFSRRGGMYFGIAHLLGYPVSYEQPLYRFADFNAGWYASRNAAFQNALSRASGIPLALDGDLVDYGSIMPGTTERAARTLGKQLDLRNTTIRNQLEEGNSLAFENSELYQRVFALAEQAEGRSLPRAVLPGIVLQSPKITRKLTTAWFAKRVDERYQRCMKR from the coding sequence ATGCAAGCCCATCGATTGATCATGAGCGTCGCCGCGTTGCTGGTGCTGGCCGGTTGCGGCAGTCACCGGACCCAGGAACCCCCTGCGCGCAAGCCCGCCGAGGTCAAGGCTGAAATCGTGCGATTGCTGCCGGCAAAAACAGTCGACCGCCAAGGCTGGGCTACGGACATCTACGCCGCATTTGCCACGCAGAACATTGCGCCAACCACACAAAATCTATGCGCGGTGCTGGCCGTTACCGAGCAAGAGTCGACGTTCCAGGTCGACCCACCCGTGCCGGGACTCGGTAAGATCGCTCGCGAGGAAATCGACCGTCGCGCGGCCAAGGCGCACATTCCCGGCCTGTTGGTCAGTGGCGCGCTGCAAGTGCGTTCGCCCAACGGCAAAACCTACAGCGACCGTCTGAACGCGGCGCGTAGCGAGAAGGAGCTGAGCGCGATTTTCGACGACTTCATCGGCATGGTCCCCATGGGCAAGACCCTTTTCGCAGGCTTCAACCCGGTGCACACCGGCGGCCCGATGCAGGTCAGCATCGACTTTGCCGAAAAGCAGGCAAAGGATTATCCCTACACCGTAGACGGCTCTATCCGTCGCGAAGTCTTTAGCCGACGTGGCGGCATGTACTTTGGCATCGCGCATTTGCTCGGTTACCCGGTGAGCTACGAGCAACCGCTGTACCGCTTCGCCGATTTCAATGCCGGTTGGTACGCCAGTCGCAATGCCGCGTTTCAAAATGCGCTAAGCCGGGCCTCGGGCATCCCGCTGGCGCTGGATGGCGACCTGGTCGACTATGGTTCGATCATGCCGGGCACCACTGAACGGGCGGCACGCACCCTTGGCAAGCAGCTGGACCTGCGCAATACGACGATCAGGAATCAATTGGAGGAGGGCAACAGCCTCGCCTTCGAGAATAGCGAGCTCTATCAGCGGGTTTTCGCCCTGGCAGAACAGGCTGAAGGACGCTCATTGCCACGAGCGGTGTTGCCGGGAATTGTGCTGCAAAGCCCAAAAATCACCCGCAAGCTCACCACGGCCTGGTTTGCCAAGCGGGTTGATGAGCGTTACCAGCGCTGCATGAAACGCTGA
- a CDS encoding TonB-dependent siderophore receptor translates to MTTPARTRVPFRPTLIALLCSLSVTAHATTPATPAQNDGKALVLDNVNVNAEAPTQSDLPPVYAGGQVARGGQLGVLGNQDIMDVPFSMTAYTEELIRDQQAETVGDVLLNDSSVRQASGFSNQAQTFMIRGLPLNGDDISFNGLYGILPRQIISTDALERVEVFKGPNAFINGVTPSGSGIGGGVNLQPKRAGDVPLRRFSTDISDDGRIGEHLDVGQRFGEDNRFGARVNLSQREGDTAIDDENQRSKLFAIGLDYRGDALRISGDFIYSKERVNGGRSSVNLGATTTHIPDAPSADTNYAQKWGFTQIEDTFGMLRAEYDLNESWTAYAAAGHKHTREVGNYNSTTLVGNDGSSITTGSFIPHDEDNTSAMAGLNGRFDTGPVSHQLNFGLAGIWTQQRNAFDFDLTQYPNNIYHPVDVPAPQGGFSGGDLHDPGITGKTFVRSGAVSDTLGFFDDRLLVTVGARRQQLVVQGYAYGTGTRTSNYDESITTPVYGIVFKPWDHVSFYANRIEGLAEGPTAPTTAGSRVVVNGNEVFAPARSKQIEAGVKVDMGTYGATLGVYRIEQPADGYTQALDATTAVFIHDGEQVNKGVELNVFGEPIDGLRLLSGVTVMDTELKKTQGGLNDGNQAIGVPTFQFNANVDWDVPGLQGVALNGRMLRTGGQYADAANNLSLPTWNRFDAGARYAFKVQEKDVTLRFGVENVANKKYWESAQGGYLTQGEPRVAKLSGTIDF, encoded by the coding sequence ATGACCACTCCAGCCCGAACCCGCGTGCCTTTTCGCCCAACGCTCATTGCCCTGCTTTGCTCGCTGTCCGTCACTGCCCACGCAACAACGCCCGCCACACCTGCACAAAACGACGGTAAAGCGCTGGTGCTGGACAACGTCAACGTCAACGCCGAAGCCCCTACTCAGTCCGATCTCCCTCCGGTGTACGCCGGCGGACAAGTCGCGCGTGGTGGTCAACTGGGCGTGCTGGGCAACCAGGACATCATGGACGTGCCGTTCAGCATGACCGCCTACACCGAAGAATTGATCCGCGATCAGCAAGCCGAAACTGTCGGCGATGTGCTGCTCAACGACTCGTCGGTGCGTCAGGCTTCCGGTTTTTCCAATCAGGCCCAGACCTTCATGATCCGTGGCCTGCCGCTCAACGGTGACGATATTTCCTTCAATGGCCTGTACGGCATCCTGCCGCGGCAGATTATTTCCACCGACGCTCTGGAGCGCGTGGAAGTCTTCAAAGGCCCGAACGCTTTCATTAACGGCGTGACGCCGAGCGGCTCCGGCATCGGTGGCGGCGTCAACCTGCAACCCAAGCGCGCCGGTGACGTGCCGTTGCGCCGCTTCAGCACCGACATCAGCGACGACGGGCGAATCGGTGAACACCTCGACGTCGGCCAGCGCTTTGGCGAAGACAATCGTTTCGGCGCACGCGTCAACCTGTCCCAGCGCGAGGGCGACACCGCCATCGACGATGAAAACCAGCGCTCCAAGCTGTTTGCCATCGGCCTGGATTACCGGGGCGACGCCCTGCGCATTTCCGGCGATTTCATCTACTCCAAAGAACGCGTCAACGGTGGCCGCAGCTCGGTGAACCTGGGCGCCACCACCACGCACATCCCGGATGCGCCGTCGGCTGACACCAACTACGCACAGAAGTGGGGCTTCACCCAGATCGAAGACACCTTCGGCATGCTGCGCGCCGAGTACGACCTGAACGAAAGCTGGACCGCCTATGCCGCCGCGGGCCACAAGCACACCCGTGAAGTCGGTAATTACAACAGCACTACCCTGGTGGGCAACGACGGTAGTTCCATCACCACCGGCTCGTTCATTCCCCACGACGAGGACAACACCAGCGCCATGGCCGGCCTCAATGGTCGCTTCGACACCGGCCCGGTCAGCCATCAGCTCAACTTCGGCCTGGCTGGTATCTGGACCCAACAGCGCAACGCCTTCGATTTCGACCTGACCCAATACCCAAACAACATCTACCACCCGGTCGACGTGCCGGCCCCACAGGGCGGTTTCTCCGGCGGCGACCTGCACGATCCGGGCATCACCGGCAAAACCTTCGTGCGCAGCGGCGCGGTGTCCGACACCCTGGGCTTCTTCGATGATCGACTGTTGGTCACCGTCGGTGCGCGTCGCCAGCAACTGGTGGTCCAGGGCTACGCATACGGCACCGGAACCCGGACGTCCAACTACGACGAGTCGATCACCACGCCGGTGTACGGCATCGTGTTCAAGCCATGGGATCACGTGTCGTTCTACGCCAACCGCATCGAAGGCCTGGCTGAAGGCCCGACGGCACCGACCACGGCGGGTTCCCGCGTGGTGGTCAACGGCAACGAAGTCTTTGCCCCGGCCCGCTCCAAGCAGATCGAAGCCGGTGTGAAAGTCGACATGGGCACCTATGGCGCCACGCTCGGTGTGTATCGCATCGAGCAACCGGCCGATGGCTACACCCAAGCCCTCGATGCCACCACCGCGGTTTTCATCCACGACGGTGAACAGGTCAACAAAGGCGTGGAACTCAACGTCTTCGGCGAGCCGATCGATGGCCTGCGCCTGCTCAGCGGCGTGACGGTCATGGACACCGAACTGAAGAAAACCCAGGGTGGTCTCAATGACGGAAACCAGGCCATCGGCGTGCCGACCTTCCAGTTCAACGCCAACGTGGATTGGGACGTGCCGGGCCTGCAAGGCGTAGCACTGAATGGGCGGATGTTGCGCACCGGCGGCCAATACGCAGACGCGGCGAACAACCTCAGCCTGCCGACCTGGAACCGCTTCGACGCCGGCGCCCGTTATGCCTTCAAGGTCCAGGAAAAGGACGTGACCTTGCGTTTCGGTGTCGAAAACGTGGCCAACAAGAAATACTGGGAATCGGCCCAGGGCGGCTACCTGACCCAGGGCGAGCCACGGGTAGCGAAGCTGTCGGGCACCATCGACTTCTGA
- a CDS encoding CBS domain-containing protein, producing MKTVAQLLKLKDQKNQEVHQIKPDHMVLEALMKMAEKNVGALLVVENDEVLGIISERDYARKLVLHGRSSVGTPVRDIMVSPVITVDTHQTVDTCLGIMSDRRLRHLPVVENGKLIGLLSIGDLVKEAIAEQAELIRQLEQYIRGE from the coding sequence ATGAAAACCGTCGCGCAACTGCTCAAGTTGAAAGATCAGAAGAATCAGGAAGTGCACCAGATCAAGCCTGATCATATGGTGCTCGAAGCGCTGATGAAGATGGCCGAGAAAAACGTCGGCGCACTGCTGGTGGTGGAGAACGATGAGGTGCTGGGCATCATCAGTGAACGGGATTACGCGCGCAAACTGGTGCTGCATGGGCGTTCTTCGGTGGGTACGCCGGTGCGCGACATCATGGTGTCGCCGGTGATTACCGTGGACACTCATCAAACCGTCGATACCTGCCTGGGCATCATGTCGGACCGGCGCCTGCGCCACTTGCCGGTGGTGGAAAACGGCAAGTTGATCGGTCTGTTGTCGATTGGTGACCTGGTCAAGGAAGCCATTGCCGAACAGGCTGAACTGATTCGTCAGTTGGAGCAGTACATTCGGGGTGAGTGA